From the Solanum lycopersicum chromosome 10, SLM_r2.1 genome, one window contains:
- the LOC138338882 gene encoding uncharacterized protein, whose product MLDSRECYGCGETGYIRRNCPKQSYRFPMARGRGGHGRGRYSGGRGGRGNGGHQNGRGYGKTGATTSQHGRGNGQTNDRAHCYAFPGWSEAEASDAIITGNLLVCDCMASVLFDPGSTFSYVSSSFANGLNLHCELLDIPIRVSTPVGESVVVEKVYRSCLVNFVGNNTYVDLVILEMDDFDVILGMTWLSPQFAILDCNAKTVTLAKPGTDTLVWEGDYTSNPVRIISFIRARKMVIKGCLAFLAHLKDDTTQVPLIESVSVVREFLDVFPADLPGMPPDRDIDFCIDLEPGTRPISIPPYRMAPVELRELKSQLQELLSKGFIRPSASPWGSPVLFVKTKDGSFRMCIDYRQLNKVTIKNKYPLPRIDDLFDQLQGACVFSKIDLRSGYHQLKIRATDVPKTAFQTRYGHYEFVVMSFGLTNAPAAFMSLMNGIFKPYLDLFVIVFIDDILIYSKSKKEHEEHLRMVLDLLRKKKLYAKFSKCEFWLDSVSFLGHVVSKEGVMVDPSKIETVKNWVRPTNVSEIRSFVGLASYYRRFVKGFSSIASQLTNMTKQNVPFVWSDECEESFQKLKTLLTTALILTLPVEGKTFIVYCDASYSGLGAVLMQKKNVIAYASRQLKVHERNYPTHDLESTTADCLFKSKIAEIYVVYAEVGSKICVTNVESDIHNSYRVAGHNCYIRDEIQKLAQLLSMYVSMELLNNSDDIEDKHFAYDMTDCGIYLIAFVEYLSEGEGISIQYLDSKLHRIRFSSSVLRFEYADADRSQPSKRKSPTQKKKNIKISKNPSFYNSLSYGLASLFGHEAKNQVKNEERVDTPKPTKISTVSAALLLQDSYELKTHITVVERGLETLHDVVEKVFKLQKDTSIDINNRRISITGIKQESISIVNKLIKQLDSLKTKVNSSNKELSIYVQNSYSSLSTNVERSYNSFSERVINTMKYFWGKNR is encoded by the exons atgcttgactccagagagtgttatggatgtggggagactggataTATTAgaaggaattgtccaaaacagagttatagattcccaatggctagaggtagaggtggtcatggtagaggccgttattctggaggacgtggtggtcgaggtaatggtggtcaccaaaatggtcgaggttatgggaaaactggagccactacatcacaacatggtaggggcaatggacagacaaacgatagggcccattgttacgctttccctgggtggtctgaagcggaggcatctgatgctatcatcacaggtaatcttctggtttgtgattgcatggcttctgtattgtttgatcctggatccacattttcttatgtatcttcctcatttgctaatggtctaaatttacattgtgaattacttgatatacctattcgtgtttctactccggtgggtgagtctgtggtagttgaaaaggtatataggtcttgtttggtgaactttgtggggaacaacacttatgtagatttggttatcttagaaatggatgattttgatgtaattctgggtatgacttggctttctccgcaatttgcgatcttggattgtaatgctaaaacggtgacgttagccaagcctgggacagatacgttagtgtgggagggtgactacacttccaatccggtgcgtatcatctcctttattcGTGCTAGGAAAATGGTTattaaagggtgtttagctttcttggcacatctcaaggatgacactacccaagtgcctctgattgagtcggtttcggtggtccgtgagtttctggatgtgttccctgcagatcttcctggtatgccaccagatagggatattgacttctgtattgatcttgaaccgggtactcgccccatttctatacccccttatagaatggctcccgtggagttaagagagttaaaatcacaacttcaagagttgttgagcaaaggcttcattagaccaagtgcatctccttggggttctccagttttgtttgtgaagacgaaggatgggagttttcggatgtgcatagactaccggcaattgaacaaggtaactattaagaacaagtatcctcttcctcgcattgatgacttgttcgatcagttacaaggtgcttgtgtcttctctaagattgacttgagatccggttatcatcaattgaaaatacgggcaacggatgtgccaaagactgcttttcaaactaggtatgggcattatgaatttgtggtaatgtcttttggtcttacgaatgcccctgctgcgttcatgagtttgatgaacgggattttcaagccatatctggatctctttgtgattgtatttattgatgatatattgatatactccaagagtaagaaggaacatgaggagcatttgagaatggtgttagatttattgaggaagaagaagctttatgccaaattctccaagtgtgagttttggctagattcagtgtccttcttgggacacgtggtctCTAAAgagggagtgatggtggatccatctaagattgagacagtaaagaattgggtaagaccgactaatgtgtcagaaatacggagctttgttgggttagctagctactaccgccgattcgtcaagggattctcttctattgcttcccaactgacgaacatgactaagcaaaatgttccatttgtatggtcggatgaatgtgaagaaagctttcaaaagctcaagaccttgttgactaccgcactaatccttaccttgccagttgAAGGTAAGactttcattgtctattgtgatgcatcctattcgggtttgggtgcagtgctaatgcaaaagaagaatgtgattgcttatgcttcaagacaattaaaagtgcatgagcgtaactatccaactcatgatttgga ATCCACTACTGCTGACTGTCTGTTCAAGTCAAAAATTGCTGAAATTTATGTTGTATATGCTGAAGTTGGAAGCAAGATATGTGTTACAAATGTTGAAAGCGACATAC ATAACTCATACAGAGTAGCAGGTCATAACTGTTACATTAGAGATGAAATTCAAAAGCTTGCTCAGCTTCTGTCAATGTATGTTTCAATGGAGCTTTTAAATAATTCAGATGATATAGAAGATAAGCACTTCGCGTACGACATGAC GGATTGCGGAATATATTTGATAGCATTTGTCGAGTACCTAAGTGAGGGTGAAGGTATTTCAATTCAATACCTTGATTCTAAGTTACATCGCATCAG ATTTTCCTCCTCTGTCCTCAGGTTTGAATACGCTGATGCTGATCGCTCTCAGCCTTCAAAGCGAAAATCCCCTactcaaaagaagaagaatataaagATATCTAAAAACCCTTCCTTCTATAATTCTCTCTCCTATGGACTTGCATCACTATTTGGGCATGAAGCAAAAAATCAA gtgaaaaatgaagaaagagtTGATACTCCCAAACCAACTAAGATCTCTACAGTATCAGCTGCTCTCCTACTTCAAGACTCTTATGAACTCAAAACTCACATCACTGTTGTGGAACGTGGTCTGGAAACTCTTCATGATGTTGTTGAGAAGGTATTCAAGCTTCAAAAAGACACCAGTATAGATATCAATAATCGTCGAATTTCCATAACTGGAATTAAGCAAGAAAGTATCTCAATTGTTAACAAGTTGATCAAGCAACTTGACTCTCTCAAAACTAAAGTCAACTCCTCCAACAAGGAGCTTTCCATCTATGTTCAAAACTCCTACTCGAGCTTATCTACAAATGTGGAGCGTTCCTACAACTCTTTCAGTGAAAGGGTCATCAACACCATGAAGTACTTTTGGGGTAAAAACCGTTAG